A window of Pedobacter lusitanus contains these coding sequences:
- a CDS encoding aminotransferase class I/II-fold pyridoxal phosphate-dependent enzyme yields MDIFEKIAKHMGPLGQHQKWSHGYFSFPKLEGAIAPHMNFRGKEHLVWSLNNYLGLANHPEVREADSKGAADFGMAYPMGARMMSGNSKYHEQLEQELAEFVGKPDAFLLNYGYQGMLSIIDCLVDRNDVIVYDGECHACIIDGLRLHLGKRFVYKHNDIESARKQLERATKLVENTGGGILVITEGVFGMSGAQGKLKEIIELKKDFNFRLLIDDAHGFGTMGKTGAGTHEEQDCIEGVDIYFGTFAKSMAGIGAFVASSEEITNFFRYNMRSQTFAKALPMPMVIGLLKRLELLKNNPELREKLWNIATTLQKGLRARGFDLGITNTMVTPVFLKGELLQATALTMDLRENYSIFCSIVVYPVIPKGLIELRLIPTAMHTLEDVERTLEAFSEVSEKLKSGYYNDNKFSPE; encoded by the coding sequence TTGGATATTTTTGAAAAGATAGCAAAGCATATGGGCCCGCTTGGGCAACACCAAAAATGGTCACATGGATATTTTTCCTTTCCAAAATTAGAAGGTGCGATTGCACCACATATGAATTTTCGTGGTAAAGAACATTTGGTCTGGAGCTTAAATAATTATCTTGGATTAGCGAATCACCCGGAAGTAAGAGAAGCTGACTCAAAAGGAGCTGCAGATTTTGGTATGGCTTACCCGATGGGTGCCAGAATGATGTCTGGAAACTCTAAATATCATGAGCAATTAGAACAGGAGCTGGCAGAATTTGTTGGTAAGCCTGATGCATTCCTGCTTAACTACGGTTACCAGGGTATGTTATCTATCATTGATTGTCTTGTTGACAGAAATGATGTTATTGTTTATGATGGAGAATGTCACGCCTGTATTATTGATGGTTTACGTCTGCATTTAGGTAAACGTTTTGTTTATAAACATAATGATATAGAGAGTGCCCGCAAACAGCTTGAGCGTGCTACAAAACTGGTAGAGAATACAGGAGGTGGAATCCTTGTAATTACTGAAGGTGTTTTTGGTATGTCAGGTGCACAGGGAAAATTAAAGGAAATTATTGAACTGAAAAAAGACTTCAATTTCCGTTTGTTAATTGATGATGCGCATGGATTTGGTACGATGGGTAAAACCGGTGCCGGAACACATGAAGAACAGGATTGTATTGAGGGAGTAGATATCTATTTCGGCACATTTGCAAAGTCAATGGCCGGAATTGGTGCTTTTGTTGCTTCATCAGAAGAAATCACTAATTTCTTCCGTTATAATATGCGTTCCCAGACTTTTGCCAAAGCATTACCAATGCCAATGGTAATTGGTTTGCTTAAGCGTTTAGAATTGCTGAAAAACAATCCTGAATTAAGAGAGAAACTCTGGAACATTGCTACTACCCTGCAAAAAGGATTAAGAGCACGCGGATTTGATCTGGGTATTACCAATACTATGGTTACGCCGGTATTTTTAAAAGGAGAGTTATTACAGGCAACAGCATTGACTATGGATCTTCGTGAGAACTATAGCATCTTCTGTTCTATCGTTGTGTATCCGGTTATTCCTAAGGGCTTAATTGAGCTTAGACTGATACCAACTGCCATGCATACACTGGAAGATGTTGAGCGTACGCTGGAGGCCTTCAGTGAGGTCTCAGAAAAACTGAAAAGTGGTTATTATAATGATAATAAATTCAGTCCTGAATAG
- a CDS encoding histone H1, translated as MKKFDELKKLVTTLETDADKFYNKANSAAGTRVRKGMQDLKNIAQAIRLEIQETKNKEA; from the coding sequence ATGAAAAAATTTGATGAGTTAAAGAAACTTGTTACCACATTAGAAACTGATGCAGACAAGTTTTACAACAAAGCCAACAGTGCAGCCGGAACACGTGTCCGCAAAGGAATGCAGGATCTTAAAAATATAGCGCAGGCTATTCGTTTGGAGATTCAGGAAACCAAAAACAAAGAGGCTTAA
- the dapA gene encoding 4-hydroxy-tetrahydrodipicolinate synthase — protein MNKFHGTGVALVTPFNADGSVDYDSLAKLINYQIDGKVEYLVSLGTTGETATLNKDEKKKIWAFTAEINNGRLPLIAGIGGNNTAEVVQEIKTFDSTGYDAILSVSPYYNKPTQEGIYQHYKAISESTDLSIMLYNVPGRTASNMSSETTCRLATDCKNIIGTKEASGSFDQFNQIMRDKPAGFLLISGDDPVALPMIALGAVGVISVVGNAIPLLFSEMIRLCLKGDFKGAQALHLKTVEFTRLAFEEGNPAGIKAALKYYNVCGDHVRLPLVSASDRLTQLISTQIKQFSN, from the coding sequence ATGAACAAATTTCATGGAACGGGTGTAGCTCTTGTTACACCATTTAACGCAGACGGATCTGTAGACTATGACAGTTTAGCAAAACTGATCAACTACCAGATCGATGGAAAAGTAGAATACCTGGTATCATTAGGTACTACAGGTGAAACAGCAACACTCAATAAGGACGAAAAGAAGAAGATCTGGGCATTCACAGCAGAAATAAATAATGGCAGATTACCATTGATTGCAGGTATCGGCGGTAACAATACAGCAGAAGTTGTACAGGAAATCAAAACCTTTGACAGTACAGGATATGATGCTATACTTTCAGTAAGCCCATACTACAACAAGCCTACACAGGAAGGCATATATCAGCACTATAAAGCGATCAGTGAGTCTACAGACCTATCTATAATGCTTTACAACGTTCCGGGCCGTACAGCAAGTAATATGAGCTCAGAAACGACCTGTCGTCTGGCAACAGACTGCAAAAACATCATCGGCACCAAAGAAGCTTCCGGAAGCTTCGATCAGTTCAATCAGATTATGAGAGACAAGCCTGCCGGTTTCCTGTTGATTTCGGGTGATGATCCTGTTGCTTTACCAATGATTGCACTTGGTGCAGTGGGCGTAATTTCTGTAGTTGGAAATGCTATTCCATTGTTATTCTCTGAAATGATCAGACTATGTCTTAAAGGTGACTTTAAAGGAGCTCAGGCACTTCATCTGAAAACAGTAGAGTTTACCAGATTAGCATTTGAAGAAGGTAACCCTGCAGGAATAAAAGCTGCTTTAAAATATTATAATGTTTGTGGCGATCACGTGCGTCTGCCGTTAGTATCTGCTTCAGACCGTCTTACTCAGTTGATCAGCACTCAAATCAAGCAATTCAGTAACTAG
- the ligA gene encoding NAD-dependent DNA ligase LigA, translated as MSQSTIKDTMDALVNELNQHSYNYYVLAMPTIADYEFDKKLEELAKLEKEHPEFADPDSPTLKVGGDITKNFVTVKHRWPMLSLGNTYNEQDLRDFDERIKKSIGDNFEYVCELKFDGLSISLTYQDNQLLRAVTRGDGTKGDDVTANVKTISNIPHHLKKADTPQLFEIRGEILMHSAAFERLNKEREELGEVPYANPRNFASGTIKMQDPKEVAKRPLDAFFYSLHTEKEYFKTHWESLQELKKWGFHVSEHTRLSNNIEEVLEFIHYWENQRFKLSYDIDGIVIKVNSFTQQQELGFTAKSPRWAISYKYKAQEVETILESVSYQVGRTGAVTPVANLKPVQLAGTTVKRATLHNANEIERLDLHVGDSVFVEKGGEIIPKIIEVNLAQRKEGAQKVIYPVICPECGTTLVRKEGEVAFYCLNDEGCRPQIVGKIQHFISRKAMNIDGLGDETIESFYHKGLLGHISDLYTLKDKAEELKNIERFGERSIENMLKGIELSKQMPFEKVLFGLGIRYVGETVAKKLAIGTGNIDRLIAATQEELTAIDEIGGRIAESITEYFSKQAHIDQINLLKSYELQFETINTVITLDSDKLTGKTFVISGVFEQYSREELKDMIENNGGKILSGISAKLNYLLAGDNMGPSKLEKAQKLNVPLISENDLLEMLNKD; from the coding sequence ATGTCGCAATCCACTATTAAAGACACTATGGACGCCTTGGTTAATGAGCTTAACCAACACAGTTATAATTATTATGTACTGGCTATGCCAACCATTGCCGATTACGAGTTTGACAAGAAACTGGAAGAACTGGCAAAGCTGGAAAAAGAGCATCCCGAATTTGCCGATCCCGATTCCCCAACTTTAAAAGTTGGAGGAGATATCACCAAAAACTTCGTGACAGTGAAACACAGATGGCCTATGCTTTCACTGGGTAATACCTATAATGAGCAGGATCTGCGTGATTTTGATGAGCGCATCAAAAAATCAATCGGTGATAATTTTGAATATGTATGTGAACTGAAGTTTGACGGACTTTCAATCAGTCTTACTTATCAGGATAACCAGCTTTTAAGAGCTGTTACCCGTGGAGACGGAACCAAGGGGGACGATGTAACTGCCAACGTAAAAACAATCAGTAATATCCCCCATCATTTAAAAAAAGCAGATACCCCTCAATTGTTTGAAATCAGAGGGGAAATCTTAATGCATAGTGCAGCTTTTGAAAGACTGAATAAAGAAAGAGAAGAGCTGGGAGAAGTACCATATGCCAATCCCCGCAACTTTGCATCAGGCACGATAAAAATGCAGGATCCTAAAGAAGTAGCCAAAAGGCCGCTGGATGCTTTCTTTTACTCTCTGCACACAGAAAAAGAGTATTTCAAAACACACTGGGAGAGTCTGCAGGAGCTCAAAAAATGGGGTTTCCACGTATCCGAACATACCAGACTGAGTAATAACATTGAAGAGGTTCTCGAATTTATCCATTACTGGGAAAATCAGCGTTTTAAACTCAGCTATGACATTGATGGAATTGTTATTAAAGTCAACAGTTTTACTCAGCAGCAGGAATTAGGTTTTACGGCAAAATCTCCGCGCTGGGCAATTTCCTATAAATATAAGGCACAGGAAGTAGAGACTATCCTTGAAAGTGTGAGTTATCAGGTTGGACGTACCGGAGCAGTTACCCCTGTGGCTAACTTAAAGCCTGTACAATTAGCCGGGACAACAGTAAAACGTGCCACATTGCATAATGCCAATGAGATTGAAAGACTGGATCTCCATGTTGGGGACAGTGTTTTTGTAGAAAAAGGAGGTGAGATTATCCCTAAAATCATCGAAGTCAATCTCGCGCAGAGAAAAGAGGGTGCCCAAAAAGTTATTTACCCTGTAATATGCCCTGAATGTGGTACGACCCTGGTTCGTAAAGAAGGTGAAGTTGCATTTTACTGTCTGAATGATGAAGGCTGCAGACCGCAGATAGTAGGTAAAATTCAGCATTTCATTTCCAGAAAAGCCATGAACATTGACGGTCTTGGGGATGAAACCATAGAATCATTTTACCACAAAGGTTTACTGGGTCATATCAGTGACCTGTATACCTTAAAAGACAAGGCTGAAGAGCTGAAAAACATAGAAAGATTCGGAGAGCGTTCTATCGAGAATATGCTGAAAGGTATAGAACTGTCTAAGCAAATGCCTTTTGAAAAGGTTCTTTTTGGTCTTGGGATCAGATATGTAGGTGAAACAGTAGCTAAAAAACTGGCCATTGGAACAGGTAATATTGACCGTTTGATTGCTGCTACACAGGAAGAATTAACAGCAATAGATGAAATCGGAGGCCGGATTGCAGAAAGCATTACAGAATACTTCAGTAAACAGGCACATATTGATCAGATTAACCTCTTAAAGTCATATGAACTACAGTTTGAGACTATTAATACTGTAATTACACTTGACAGTGACAAATTAACCGGAAAAACATTCGTAATTTCGGGGGTTTTTGAACAATACAGCAGAGAAGAGCTGAAAGACATGATTGAAAACAATGGCGGAAAGATATTAAGCGGTATTTCTGCCAAACTGAATTACCTGCTTGCAGGTGATAACATGGGCCCATCAAAATTAGAGAAAGCCCAAAAACTGAATGTTCCCCTGATTTCAGAGAACGACTTATTAGAGATGTTGAATAAAGATTAA
- a CDS encoding ACP phosphodiesterase, with protein MNFLSHFYFERQNSSDYMVMGVVLPDLIKNADKDWNLNPQKDEYLFRDVPEYAALLSGWKRHLEVDRIFHSSLFFKEQTALLKQLILPALQTGPVKPFFLAHIGLELILDHLLLTQGIVDTAHFYQQLNNAHTPSLAGFLKYAGLPDQKRFDHFLDNFISSEYLFSYEQIENITYALNRICMRLWNNPFQEEQLQTLTLKLGEFKQQLDKQGFMTIFNQINEELDKQNF; from the coding sequence ATGAACTTTCTTTCGCACTTTTATTTTGAACGGCAAAACTCCAGTGATTATATGGTGATGGGTGTGGTATTGCCAGATCTGATTAAAAATGCAGATAAAGACTGGAATCTGAATCCTCAAAAAGACGAGTATCTTTTCAGAGATGTACCAGAATATGCCGCATTACTCAGCGGATGGAAAAGACATCTGGAAGTAGACCGTATATTTCACTCTTCCCTATTTTTCAAAGAACAGACTGCACTGCTTAAACAACTGATTTTACCAGCTTTACAGACTGGCCCGGTAAAACCTTTCTTTTTAGCACATATAGGACTTGAGCTCATCCTTGATCATTTACTTTTAACCCAGGGAATCGTAGACACTGCTCACTTTTATCAGCAGCTTAATAATGCACATACCCCATCCCTGGCTGGTTTTTTAAAGTATGCCGGACTTCCTGATCAGAAACGGTTTGATCATTTTCTTGACAACTTCATTTCCAGTGAATACCTTTTCAGTTATGAACAGATAGAGAATATAACCTATGCATTGAACCGGATATGTATGCGGTTATGGAATAATCCATTTCAGGAAGAGCAGTTACAAACCTTAACACTGAAGCTCGGAGAATTTAAACAGCAGCTGGATAAACAAGGTTTTATGACCATATTTAACCAGATAAATGAGGAACTCGATAAGCAAAATTTCTAA
- the tyrS gene encoding tyrosine--tRNA ligase, translated as MTNFVDELRWRGMLHDIMPNAEDKLNEGMCSGYIGFDPTADSLHVGHLTQIMTLIHFQRAGHKPYALVGGATGMVGDPSGKSEERNLLTEETLAHNLDGIKKQLNQFLNFSTEGNGAVMVNNADWFKGFSFLDFIRDVGKHITVNYMMAKDSVKKRLEGDTGMSFTEFSYQLIQGYDFYYLWKNNNCTIQMGGSDQWGNIVTGTEFIRRKDRGTAYGLTTQLIKKSDGTKFGKTESGAIWLDPEKTSPYKYYQFWLNATDSDARAWIRIFTLLTQQELEKLEAEHDAAPHLRILQKALATDITIRTHSEAALETAVKTSEFLFGNGSLSFLESLSPAHILEIFEGVPQFAISREELAAGIDVATLLAEKTTVFPSKGEVKKTIQGGGLSINKEKVAEVTASYTASNLINGQYIIVQKGKKNYFLLIAE; from the coding sequence ATGACCAATTTTGTTGATGAATTAAGATGGAGAGGCATGTTACATGATATCATGCCCAATGCAGAAGATAAATTAAATGAGGGCATGTGCTCAGGTTATATTGGTTTTGATCCTACAGCAGATTCTTTACATGTTGGTCACCTGACACAAATCATGACGTTAATCCACTTTCAGCGTGCAGGACATAAACCATATGCACTTGTTGGCGGAGCTACAGGTATGGTTGGTGATCCATCGGGAAAGTCTGAGGAAAGAAACCTACTGACCGAAGAAACGCTGGCTCATAACCTGGATGGTATTAAAAAACAATTAAATCAGTTTTTAAACTTTAGCACTGAGGGTAATGGCGCTGTAATGGTTAATAATGCAGACTGGTTTAAAGGGTTTAGTTTCCTTGATTTTATCAGAGATGTAGGTAAACATATCACAGTGAACTATATGATGGCCAAAGACAGTGTTAAAAAACGTCTTGAAGGTGATACTGGTATGTCTTTTACAGAATTCAGTTACCAGCTGATCCAGGGCTATGACTTCTATTATTTATGGAAAAATAACAACTGTACGATACAGATGGGTGGTTCTGATCAATGGGGTAATATTGTAACCGGAACAGAATTTATCAGAAGAAAAGACAGGGGAACTGCTTATGGACTGACTACACAACTGATCAAAAAATCAGACGGTACCAAATTTGGAAAGACCGAAAGTGGTGCAATTTGGCTGGACCCTGAAAAAACTTCTCCTTATAAATATTACCAGTTCTGGTTAAATGCAACTGATTCTGATGCCAGAGCATGGATACGTATCTTTACTTTACTGACCCAACAGGAGCTGGAGAAACTGGAAGCAGAACATGATGCAGCACCGCATTTAAGAATTTTACAGAAAGCTCTTGCAACTGATATTACCATCAGAACGCATTCTGAAGCGGCTTTGGAAACGGCTGTGAAAACTTCAGAATTCTTGTTCGGTAATGGTTCTCTGTCGTTTTTGGAAAGCCTGAGCCCTGCTCATATCCTGGAGATATTTGAAGGTGTACCACAGTTTGCTATAAGCCGCGAAGAACTGGCTGCAGGTATTGACGTAGCTACTTTACTGGCAGAAAAAACTACCGTATTCCCTTCGAAAGGAGAGGTGAAGAAAACGATCCAGGGTGGTGGACTAAGTATTAACAAAGAAAAAGTAGCCGAGGTTACTGCCAGCTATACTGCCAGCAACCTGATTAACGGCCAATATATTATCGTTCAGAAAGGTAAAAAGAATTATTTCCTGTTAATAGCAGAATAA
- a CDS encoding acyl transferase yields the protein MKALIPQIFSIRNEQEFNDAALAVFKYQAEFCIPYRQFITNLNIKTAQITQVTEIPYLPISFFKSHRVVSNTDPEEIVFSSSGTTGQIQSKHLVTDLKVYEDSFNKAFEQFYGKVADTCLLALLPSYLERDGSSLIYMIDALLNQSKHPDSGYFLHNHEDLFNKLSALKAAGQKTILIGVTYALLDFLELYQLDFPELIVMETGGMKGKRKEMVREELHEILKSGFGVDAIHSEYGMTELLSQAYSSGNGVFDCPNWMKIVLRDTNDPLTLLNSNQTGGINIIDLANINSCSFIATQDLGRLLPGGSFEVLGRFDNADIRGCNLLVQ from the coding sequence GTGAAAGCTTTAATTCCTCAAATATTTTCTATCCGCAATGAACAAGAATTTAATGATGCTGCCTTAGCTGTCTTTAAATATCAGGCGGAATTTTGTATCCCTTATCGTCAGTTTATAACAAACCTGAACATAAAAACAGCTCAGATAACCCAGGTTACAGAAATCCCGTATCTGCCAATCAGTTTTTTCAAAAGCCACCGTGTAGTTAGCAATACTGATCCGGAAGAGATTGTTTTCAGTAGTTCCGGTACTACAGGACAGATACAGAGCAAACATCTGGTTACTGACCTCAAAGTATATGAAGATAGCTTTAACAAAGCCTTTGAGCAATTCTATGGTAAAGTAGCAGATACCTGCCTGCTGGCTTTGCTTCCGTCATACCTGGAAAGAGATGGTTCTTCACTTATTTATATGATTGATGCCCTGCTGAATCAGAGTAAACATCCTGACAGTGGCTATTTCCTGCATAATCATGAAGACCTTTTTAATAAATTATCAGCTTTAAAAGCGGCTGGACAGAAAACCATTTTAATTGGTGTCACCTATGCTCTGCTGGATTTCCTGGAGCTTTATCAGTTGGATTTCCCTGAACTGATTGTAATGGAAACCGGAGGAATGAAAGGAAAAAGAAAAGAAATGGTCAGGGAAGAATTACATGAAATACTGAAAAGCGGATTTGGTGTTGATGCCATTCACAGCGAATACGGAATGACAGAATTACTTTCACAAGCTTATTCATCAGGCAATGGTGTATTTGATTGCCCTAACTGGATGAAGATTGTGTTAAGGGACACAAATGATCCCCTAACACTCCTCAATTCTAATCAGACAGGAGGAATAAATATCATTGATCTGGCAAATATCAACTCCTGTTCATTTATCGCTACTCAGGATCTGGGCCGGTTATTGCCTGGCGGTTCCTTTGAAGTACTTGGCCGTTTTGACAATGCGGACATCAGAGGCTGTAACCTGCTGGTTCAGTAA